The segment CGACGTCGAGCTCCTCGAACGGATTCTTCAAAGCTGTCAGGCGACGAAACGTTACCTCGACGCCGCCGATCGGGCGCCGCCACTGGCCGACTTTATAGCCGCGGAACAATCCCTGTATTTCGGGCATCCGCTGCATCCGACGCCCAAGAGCCTGCAAGGGATGTCGAACTGGCAGCAGGATGTCTATGCCCCCGAATTGCGCGGCGGTTTCCAGCTGGCCTATTTCGCCGCCGCTGCCCATCTCGTTCGCGAGGATTCCGCCGGCATCGCGGTGACCTCGATCGTCGGTTCACTGCTGGGCAGCGACGCCGGCAAGGTCGCCGCAGGTAACGGCGAGATGCTCCTGCCCATGCATCCGCTTCAGGCACAAGCATTGATGCTCGATCCGGCGGTGCGCGCGCTCATGGATTCAGGGCAGATCCGCTATCTCGGTCCGGCAGGGCCGGTGTTCACGGCGACTTCTTCGGTGCGCACGGTTTACAGCGATGACGCCGCCTGGATGCCGAAATTCTCGCTGCCCGTCCGCATCACCAACTCCAAGCGCGTCAACAGACGGCACGAGCTGGAGGCAGGCGTTGCGGTGGCGCGCCTGTTCGAACGCGCCGGGATCGACATGTTCGAGCCGCGCCTCGGCTTTCTCCATGACAGCGCATACGTGACGCTGGATTTTTTCGGACAGGCCGAGAGCGGTTTCGAAGTCATCTTCCGCCAAAATCCCTTCCGGGGCCGCGCCGGCGATCCGGTGATCACCGTTTCGGCACTGACGGCCGAACCACGTCCCGGGCACAGCTCATTGTTCGAAACCATCGTCCGGCGCGTCGCGCAGGATCAGGATATCTCGG is part of the Mesorhizobium sp. L-2-11 genome and harbors:
- a CDS encoding IucA/IucC family protein; protein product: MHPTPKSLQGMSNWQQDVYAPELRGGFQLAYFAAAAHLVREDSAGIAVTSIVGSLLGSDAGKVAAGNGEMLLPMHPLQAQALMLDPAVRALMDSGQIRYLGPAGPVFTATSSVRTVYSDDAAWMPKFSLPVRITNSKRVNRRHELEAGVAVARLFERAGIDMFEPRLGFLHDSAYVTLDFFGQAESGFEVIFRQNPFRGRAGDPVITVSALTAEPRPGHSSLFETIVRRVAQDQDISVRQACRRWFECYLDCALDPLVKLYDRFGVALEAHQQNSLLDLSQQGLPSRYFYRDSQGFYLSNSFRARWYGLVPEVVQIRSLFFDDRDIRERLSYYLIVNQIFSVIARAGHDGLASEAELLAILRARLKKLAQELTGAGGEFATSLLDKPHITAKANLAIRLGDVDELAEGGSAIYTHFPNPLSRVGLFVAAEQAHAIAS